A DNA window from Massilia putida contains the following coding sequences:
- a CDS encoding heme NO-binding domain-containing protein has product MKGIVFNLLEEAVSSAYGDATWDRLLDAAGLDGAYTSLGSYDDDEIFALVRVASETLGIPPDDVLRWFGQQAMPLLARRYPAFFANHANARSFLLTLNSIIHPEVRKLYPGAQTPVFDFDTSLADVLRIGYNSPRRLCALAEGFMRGAAGHYGERVEIEQPECMHKGAVRCVFHVRFLPQ; this is encoded by the coding sequence GTGAAAGGTATTGTTTTTAATTTGTTGGAAGAAGCCGTGAGCAGCGCCTACGGCGACGCCACCTGGGATCGATTGCTCGACGCGGCCGGCCTGGACGGCGCCTACACGTCGCTGGGCAGTTATGACGACGACGAGATCTTCGCCCTCGTCCGCGTGGCGTCGGAAACGCTCGGCATCCCGCCGGACGATGTGCTGCGCTGGTTCGGCCAGCAGGCCATGCCGCTGCTGGCGCGGCGCTATCCGGCGTTCTTCGCCAACCACGCGAACGCGCGCAGCTTCCTGCTCACGCTGAACAGCATCATCCACCCGGAGGTGCGCAAGCTGTATCCGGGCGCGCAGACGCCGGTGTTCGATTTCGACACCAGCCTCGCCGATGTGCTGCGCATCGGCTACAACTCGCCGCGCCGCCTGTGCGCGCTGGCCGAAGGCTTCATGCGCGGCGCCGCCGGCCACTACGGCGAACGTGTCGAGATCGAGCAGCCCGAATGCATGCACAAGGGCGCCGTCCGCTGCGTCTTCCATGTCCGCTTCCTGCCGCAATGA
- the gltA gene encoding citrate synthase → MNISDTKATLSFSDGSQSVDMPIYKGTIGPDVIDIRKLYGQTGKFTYDPGFMSTAACQSAITYIDGDKGELLYRGYPIEQLAVNCDFLETCYLLLNGELPNAKQKEEFVNTVTKHTMVHEQMQFFFRGFRRDAHPMSVLVGTVGALASFYHDSLDINDAKQREISAIRLIAKLPTLVAMAYKYSIGQPFVYPRNDLSYSANFMRMMFGNPCEEYKVNDVLVRALDRILILHADHEQNASTSTVRLAGSSGANPFACIAAGIACLWGPAHGGANEAALNMLKEIGSVENIPAFIEKVKDKNSGVKLMGFGHRVYKNFDPRAKLMRETCHEVLNELGLQDDPLFKLAMELEKIALNDEYFVSRKLYPNVDFYSGIVQSALGIPVSLFTGIFAMARTIGWIAQWNEMIADPEQKIGRPRQLFVGSTVRDVPTIDKR, encoded by the coding sequence ATGAACATCTCTGATACCAAAGCCACCCTGTCGTTCTCGGACGGCAGCCAATCGGTAGACATGCCGATCTACAAGGGCACGATCGGCCCGGACGTCATCGACATCCGCAAGCTGTACGGCCAGACCGGCAAGTTCACCTATGACCCTGGCTTCATGTCGACCGCTGCCTGCCAGTCGGCCATCACGTACATCGATGGCGACAAGGGCGAGCTGCTGTACCGCGGCTACCCGATCGAGCAGCTGGCCGTCAACTGCGACTTCCTGGAGACCTGCTACCTGCTGCTGAACGGCGAACTGCCGAACGCCAAGCAGAAGGAAGAGTTCGTCAACACCGTGACCAAGCACACGATGGTCCACGAGCAGATGCAATTCTTCTTCCGTGGCTTCCGCCGCGACGCGCACCCGATGTCGGTGCTGGTGGGTACCGTCGGCGCGCTGGCGTCGTTCTACCACGACTCGCTGGACATCAACGACGCGAAACAGCGCGAGATCTCGGCCATCCGCCTGATCGCCAAGCTGCCGACCCTGGTCGCCATGGCATACAAGTACTCGATCGGCCAGCCGTTCGTGTACCCGCGCAACGACCTGTCGTACAGCGCGAACTTCATGCGCATGATGTTCGGTAATCCGTGCGAAGAGTACAAGGTCAACGACGTGCTCGTCCGCGCCCTGGACCGCATCCTGATCCTGCACGCCGACCACGAGCAGAACGCATCGACCTCGACCGTCCGTCTGGCCGGTTCGTCGGGCGCCAACCCGTTCGCCTGTATCGCAGCCGGTATCGCCTGCCTGTGGGGCCCGGCACACGGCGGCGCGAACGAAGCCGCACTGAACATGCTGAAGGAAATCGGCTCGGTCGAGAACATCCCGGCCTTCATCGAGAAGGTCAAGGACAAGAACTCGGGCGTGAAGCTGATGGGCTTCGGTCACCGCGTGTACAAGAACTTCGACCCGCGCGCCAAGCTGATGCGCGAAACCTGCCACGAAGTGCTGAACGAACTGGGCCTGCAGGACGACCCGCTGTTCAAGCTGGCGATGGAACTGGAAAAGATCGCCCTGAACGACGAATACTTCGTGTCGCGCAAGCTGTACCCGAACGTCGACTTCTACTCGGGCATCGTGCAGTCGGCCCTGGGCATCCCGGTCTCGCTGTTCACCGGTATCTTCGCGATGGCCCGTACCATCGGCTGGATCGCCCAGTGGAACGAGATGATCGCCGACCCGGAACAGAAGATCGGCCGCCCGCGCCAGCTGTTCGTCGGTTCGACCGTTCGCGACGTGCCGACCATCGACAAGCGTTGA
- a CDS encoding MFS transporter — MTTARWLFALQLVAMGAMEMSGPFWPLHLRRLGDLPPPVLAWVSALAYAGPMAMAMCTTPWWGRLGDRVGHKPMLLRALLALAATQWWIAATDSVAVILAVRLLQGGLAGYIAAAQAYGARLVARAERGALMAQLQAATAIGSVAAPVLGGWLFDTWGFGSVNVLAGTACLLCAALAAVVLPPVAPLPAAPPAGARQRSAALASTVQGLLLGIVLVQAGKMMPQTFFGLYADGVLHASSRVTGLCYAGTALGLCAAAPFWAKRFARMAHAQVLAQVERICWACVAIVAVQALTANIAVFLLARVLWGACLAALLPVFYGLLSREAADDEQGRVLGAGNGAAKAGALLGAGTGGLALAVVPLCAMFWTVALLYALAAIGMRAIHFQHLQTTTGTS; from the coding sequence ATGACCACCGCGCGCTGGCTGTTCGCGCTGCAGCTCGTGGCGATGGGCGCCATGGAAATGAGCGGTCCGTTCTGGCCCCTGCACCTGCGCCGCCTGGGCGACCTGCCGCCCCCGGTGCTCGCCTGGGTCAGCGCCCTCGCCTACGCGGGCCCGATGGCCATGGCGATGTGCACGACGCCATGGTGGGGCCGCCTGGGCGACCGGGTCGGCCACAAACCGATGCTGCTGCGCGCCCTGCTCGCGCTGGCCGCCACGCAGTGGTGGATCGCGGCCACCGACAGCGTGGCCGTCATCCTGGCCGTGCGCCTGCTGCAGGGCGGCCTCGCCGGCTACATCGCGGCGGCGCAAGCCTACGGCGCGCGGCTCGTGGCGCGGGCCGAACGCGGCGCGCTGATGGCGCAGCTGCAGGCGGCGACGGCGATCGGCTCCGTGGCCGCTCCCGTCCTCGGCGGCTGGCTGTTCGATACCTGGGGCTTCGGCAGCGTGAACGTGCTCGCGGGCACCGCATGCCTGTTGTGCGCGGCGCTGGCCGCCGTCGTCCTGCCCCCCGTCGCTCCCCTGCCCGCCGCGCCACCCGCCGGCGCGCGCCAGCGGTCGGCGGCCCTGGCAAGCACGGTCCAGGGTCTGCTGCTCGGCATCGTGCTGGTCCAGGCCGGGAAGATGATGCCGCAGACCTTCTTCGGCCTGTATGCCGACGGGGTCCTGCACGCGTCCAGCCGGGTGACGGGCCTGTGCTACGCGGGCACGGCCCTCGGCCTGTGCGCGGCCGCGCCGTTCTGGGCGAAACGCTTCGCACGGATGGCGCACGCGCAGGTGCTCGCGCAGGTCGAGCGGATCTGCTGGGCGTGCGTGGCCATCGTCGCGGTGCAGGCGCTCACGGCGAACATCGCCGTGTTCCTGCTGGCGCGCGTGCTGTGGGGCGCCTGTCTCGCCGCGCTGCTGCCCGTGTTCTACGGCCTGCTGTCGCGCGAGGCGGCCGACGACGAACAGGGCCGCGTGCTCGGCGCGGGCAACGGCGCCGCCAAGGCAGGCGCGCTGCTGGGGGCCGGCACGGGCGGCCTGGCGCTGGCCGTCGTACCCCTCTGCGCCATGTTCTGGACCGTCGCGCTGCTGTATGCGCTCGCCGCCATCGGCATGCGCGCCATCCATTTTCAACACCTTCAAACAACAACAGGAACGTCATGA
- a CDS encoding DUF3297 family protein, producing MNDTTQLPPLPDRLSIDPKSPHHNAEVFKHPVGIRFNGKERTDVEEYCLSEGWIKVAAGKTLDRKGRPMLIKLKGTVEAYYAV from the coding sequence ATGAACGACACTACCCAACTCCCACCCCTGCCCGACCGCCTGTCCATCGACCCGAAGAGCCCGCACCACAACGCGGAAGTCTTCAAGCACCCGGTCGGCATCCGTTTCAACGGCAAGGAACGCACCGACGTCGAGGAATACTGCCTGAGCGAAGGCTGGATCAAGGTCGCCGCCGGCAAGACCCTGGACCGCAAGGGCCGTCCGATGCTGATCAAGCTGAAAGGCACGGTCGAGGCGTATTACGCTGTCTGA
- a CDS encoding PepSY-associated TM helix domain-containing protein, with translation MVRGTFRSWFRRLHLAVALVFGCVFGLSGLTGCALAWMHELDGALNPSLFHASASGPLAPGAIGRIVDRLANDPAYGRPSQVTLPEDGGEVAIAWYRLPALGARGPFTLDRSRQVMVDPASLTVTGERVWGEPGLSRPLLMPTLFHLHRYLLAGDVGKTVIAVSGLALLFMSVVGLVLWWPKATIAAWRKAFTVAHRGSWPRFNYSFHRAAGAVVAPVLAVLGFSGCLFNQPQWITPVVATFAAVSPQEKLKNEAAGDIQVARAARAAADLFPAARMSRVVLPAKPGLPYEVRLRQSGEVRQGGGNTRVTVDAATGRILRVRDPLRAQAGDAFIDWQFPLHTGEAFGTIGRIVITIVGLSPLAFLVTGLAVWWRRTR, from the coding sequence ATGGTACGCGGCACATTCCGTTCCTGGTTCCGGCGCCTGCACCTGGCCGTGGCGCTCGTCTTCGGCTGCGTGTTCGGCCTGTCCGGCCTCACCGGCTGCGCCCTCGCGTGGATGCATGAACTCGACGGCGCGCTCAATCCGTCGCTGTTCCACGCGTCGGCATCCGGCCCGCTCGCGCCCGGCGCGATCGGGCGCATCGTCGACCGCCTGGCGAACGATCCCGCTTACGGCCGGCCCAGCCAGGTGACGCTGCCGGAAGACGGCGGCGAGGTGGCCATCGCGTGGTATCGCCTGCCGGCGCTTGGCGCGCGCGGCCCGTTCACGCTGGACCGGTCGCGCCAGGTGATGGTCGATCCGGCCAGTCTCACCGTGACCGGAGAACGCGTGTGGGGCGAGCCCGGCCTGTCGCGGCCCTTGCTGATGCCGACCTTGTTCCACTTGCACCGCTACCTGCTGGCCGGCGACGTCGGCAAGACGGTCATCGCCGTCTCCGGGCTCGCGCTGTTGTTCATGTCCGTCGTCGGTCTCGTGCTGTGGTGGCCCAAGGCGACCATCGCGGCGTGGCGCAAGGCGTTCACCGTGGCGCACCGCGGCTCGTGGCCGCGCTTTAACTACAGCTTCCACCGCGCGGCCGGGGCCGTCGTCGCGCCGGTGCTGGCGGTGCTCGGCTTTTCCGGCTGCCTGTTCAACCAGCCGCAGTGGATCACGCCCGTCGTGGCCACGTTCGCGGCCGTGTCGCCGCAGGAGAAGCTGAAGAACGAGGCGGCGGGCGACATCCAGGTGGCGCGGGCGGCGCGCGCGGCCGCCGACCTCTTCCCGGCCGCGCGCATGTCGCGTGTCGTCTTGCCCGCGAAGCCGGGACTGCCGTACGAAGTCCGGCTGCGCCAGAGCGGCGAAGTGCGCCAGGGCGGCGGCAATACCCGCGTCACGGTCGACGCGGCCACGGGGCGCATCCTGCGCGTGCGCGACCCGCTGCGCGCACAGGCCGGCGACGCGTTCATCGACTGGCAGTTCCCGCTGCATACGGGCGAGGCGTTCGGCACCATTGGGCGGATCGTCATCACCATCGTCGGCTTGAGCCCCCTCGCGTTCCTGGTGACCGGGCTGGCGGTGTGGTGGCGGCGGACGCGTTGA
- a CDS encoding succinate dehydrogenase iron-sulfur subunit, translated as MARTVHLKIYRYDPDKDAKPYMQDVTVELKDTDKMLLDALQRIKSDVDDSLALRRSCREGVCGSDAMNINGKNGLACTTNLNELTQPIVLRPLPGLPVIRDLIVDMTNFFKQYHSIKPYLINDSIPPEKERLQSPEEREELDGVYECILCACCSTSCPSFWWNPDKFVGPAGLLQAYRFIADSRDEATNERLDNLEDPYRLFRCHSIMNCTDVCPKGLNPNKAIGKIKELLVRRAI; from the coding sequence ATGGCACGCACAGTTCACCTGAAAATCTACCGCTACGATCCGGACAAGGATGCGAAGCCCTATATGCAAGACGTCACCGTCGAGCTGAAAGACACCGACAAGATGCTGCTGGACGCACTGCAGCGCATCAAGTCGGACGTCGACGACTCGCTCGCGCTGCGCCGCTCGTGCCGCGAAGGCGTGTGCGGTTCGGACGCGATGAACATCAACGGCAAGAACGGCCTGGCCTGCACGACCAACCTGAACGAGCTGACGCAGCCGATCGTGCTGCGTCCGCTGCCGGGTCTGCCGGTCATCCGCGATCTGATCGTGGACATGACCAACTTCTTCAAGCAGTACCACTCGATCAAGCCGTACCTGATCAACGACTCGATCCCGCCGGAGAAAGAGCGCCTGCAGTCGCCCGAAGAGCGCGAAGAGCTCGACGGCGTGTACGAGTGCATCCTGTGCGCGTGCTGCTCGACGTCGTGCCCGTCGTTCTGGTGGAATCCGGACAAGTTCGTGGGCCCGGCCGGCCTGCTGCAGGCGTACCGCTTCATCGCCGACTCGCGCGACGAGGCGACCAACGAGCGCCTGGACAACCTGGAAGACCCGTACCGCCTGTTCCGCTGCCACTCGATCATGAATTGCACGGACGTGTGCCCGAAGGGTTTGAACCCGAACAAGGCCATCGGCAAGATTAAGGAATTGCTGGTCCGCCGGGCGATCTAA
- a CDS encoding nuclear transport factor 2 family protein has product MKSLILACCLFVASLAHAAVDPALAQQVNAFVDGWHDDAAHARMRYFDKMAPDGVYIGTDRSELWQRDAFREWGRKYFEGKQAAWVFYPTRRNVYATPDGALIWFDELLDTENMGHCMASGVIRRTAAGFEIVHYQLSLAVPNEAAKRVIEVVKTAEAAPASK; this is encoded by the coding sequence ATGAAATCGCTCATCCTCGCGTGCTGCCTGTTCGTCGCGTCACTCGCGCATGCCGCCGTCGACCCAGCTCTCGCGCAGCAGGTGAACGCGTTCGTCGACGGCTGGCACGACGACGCGGCCCACGCACGCATGCGCTACTTCGACAAGATGGCGCCGGACGGCGTCTACATCGGCACGGACCGCAGCGAGCTGTGGCAGCGCGACGCCTTCCGCGAATGGGGCCGCAAATACTTCGAGGGCAAGCAGGCCGCCTGGGTGTTCTACCCCACGCGCCGCAATGTGTATGCGACGCCGGACGGTGCGCTGATCTGGTTCGACGAGCTGCTCGACACGGAAAACATGGGGCATTGCATGGCCAGCGGGGTCATCCGCAGGACGGCGGCCGGGTTCGAGATCGTGCATTACCAGCTGTCGCTGGCGGTGCCGAACGAGGCGGCGAAGCGGGTGATCGAGGTCGTGAAGACGGCCGAGGCGGCGCCCGCATCAAAATAA
- a CDS encoding TonB-dependent receptor: protein MNHALRPLPYLVAIACGLSAQAHAEEPAMPEVIVKDRKLDAGSYDITESTTATKINVPLRDVPQTVNVVPAVVLHDQNAQSLQDALQNVPGLSFSVGDGQRDQVTIRGFSAISDQFVDGVRDDALYFRDLSNIERVEVLKGPASVLYGRGSAGGLVNRVTKKPLADPLREAGVTFGSHGQRRGEFDVGAASGDKDALFRLTGAVEDSTGFRDRYFLRRQALAPSGTFKLGSRTTLTLQADYLHDKRLADQGVPSYHGRPVDVPVETYFGAANGTERAFVQSDVKSATATLDHVFTPDLKLHTILRAYHYALDRNYTSIGAIKDGANPTVAIGQSHRLRAENGRYLQNELSQQLDWGTMNHQLLYGLELGRQNKAEVLRSRNNVATYSLFHPVLVDLPVLPDTVVPSADNKNRVDIAGLYVQDLVALTSTWKILAGVRYDHLKQDRDDRTAKNLDLHRVDDTWSPRLGAVYQPTSTVALYASWNRSFQPIADSFSFRANSDTLKPTQTVNKEAGVKLDLSARSSLTAALFDMTQTNIQVADPANTNFSLPVGRQRTRGLEVSFNGELAPGWEAIAGYANMRGTIEDSTERTTAGTPFEGNTAALTPRHTFNAWIKHRLNDRFWVAAGGRAESSRYASPDDLTTLPGYGVLQLGAGYEGRKVDVTVTVKNLANRTYFVSAHSGANDYNMPGESRAVLVNARYRF from the coding sequence ATGAATCACGCACTTCGTCCTTTACCCTACCTCGTCGCCATCGCATGCGGCTTGTCCGCGCAGGCGCACGCCGAAGAACCGGCGATGCCGGAAGTGATCGTCAAGGACAGGAAACTCGACGCCGGCTCGTACGACATCACCGAGTCGACGACGGCGACCAAGATCAACGTGCCGTTGCGCGACGTGCCGCAGACCGTCAACGTGGTGCCGGCCGTCGTGCTGCACGACCAGAACGCGCAGTCGCTGCAGGACGCGCTGCAGAACGTGCCGGGCCTCTCCTTTTCCGTCGGCGACGGCCAGCGCGACCAGGTGACCATCCGCGGCTTCTCCGCCATCAGCGACCAGTTCGTGGACGGCGTGCGCGACGACGCGCTGTACTTCCGCGACCTGTCGAACATCGAACGCGTCGAAGTCCTCAAGGGTCCGGCCTCCGTGCTGTACGGGCGCGGATCGGCCGGTGGCCTCGTCAACCGCGTCACGAAGAAGCCGCTCGCCGATCCGCTGCGTGAAGCGGGCGTCACGTTCGGCTCGCACGGGCAGCGCCGCGGCGAGTTCGACGTCGGCGCGGCCAGCGGCGACAAGGACGCCTTGTTCCGCCTGACGGGCGCCGTCGAGGACTCGACCGGTTTCCGCGACCGCTACTTCCTGCGCCGCCAGGCGCTCGCACCGTCGGGCACGTTCAAGCTGGGCTCGCGCACCACGCTGACCCTGCAGGCCGACTACCTGCACGACAAGCGCCTGGCCGACCAGGGCGTGCCGAGCTACCACGGCCGCCCCGTCGACGTGCCGGTCGAAACCTATTTCGGCGCCGCGAACGGCACCGAGCGCGCGTTCGTGCAGAGCGATGTGAAAAGCGCGACCGCGACGCTCGACCACGTGTTCACGCCCGACCTGAAACTGCACACCATACTGCGCGCCTACCACTACGCCCTCGACCGCAACTACACGTCGATCGGCGCCATCAAGGACGGCGCCAACCCGACCGTGGCCATCGGCCAGAGCCACCGCCTGCGCGCCGAGAACGGGCGCTATCTGCAGAACGAGCTGTCCCAGCAACTCGACTGGGGCACGATGAACCACCAGCTGTTGTACGGCCTGGAACTCGGCCGCCAGAACAAGGCCGAGGTGCTCCGGTCGCGCAACAACGTCGCGACCTACAGCCTGTTCCATCCGGTGCTCGTCGACCTGCCGGTGCTGCCGGACACCGTCGTACCGAGCGCCGACAACAAGAACCGCGTCGACATCGCCGGCCTGTACGTGCAGGATCTGGTGGCGCTGACGTCGACGTGGAAGATCCTGGCGGGCGTGCGCTACGACCACCTGAAACAGGATCGCGACGACCGCACCGCGAAAAACCTCGACCTGCACCGTGTCGACGACACGTGGTCCCCGCGCCTCGGCGCCGTCTACCAGCCCACGAGCACGGTCGCGCTGTACGCCTCGTGGAACCGTTCGTTCCAGCCGATCGCCGACTCGTTCTCGTTCCGCGCCAACAGCGACACCCTGAAGCCCACGCAGACCGTCAACAAGGAAGCGGGCGTCAAGCTCGACCTGTCGGCCCGTTCGAGCCTGACGGCGGCGCTGTTCGACATGACGCAGACGAACATCCAGGTGGCCGATCCGGCCAACACGAATTTCTCGCTGCCCGTCGGCCGCCAGCGCACGCGCGGCCTCGAGGTGAGCTTCAACGGCGAGCTGGCGCCCGGCTGGGAAGCGATCGCCGGCTATGCGAACATGCGCGGCACCATCGAGGACTCGACGGAACGCACGACGGCCGGCACGCCGTTCGAAGGCAACACGGCCGCGCTCACGCCGCGTCACACGTTCAATGCGTGGATCAAGCACCGCCTGAACGACCGCTTCTGGGTCGCCGCCGGCGGCCGCGCGGAGTCGAGCCGCTACGCCTCGCCCGACGACCTGACGACGTTGCCGGGCTACGGCGTCCTGCAGCTCGGCGCCGGCTACGAAGGCCGGAAGGTCGACGTGACGGTCACCGTCAAGAACCTCGCGAACCGGACGTACTTCGTGTCGGCGCACAGCGGCGCCAACGACTACAACATGCCGGGCGAGTCCCGCGCGGTGCTGGTCAACGCGCGCTATCGGTTCTGA
- a CDS encoding SOS response-associated peptidase has protein sequence MCVNYRPPLPEQLDMVLGTLVDLYRDWDWPSETWKDYTAPIVRTGVDGERVLQLASYGMVPRRHIPAGVKPFDTMNARAESLGEKRSFAPAWRRAQLCAVPMTCFYEPCYESGRAERFGIGMQDDSLFFVAGLWREWSEADGTIAASFTQITINADDHPLMRRFHKPDDEKRALVVLPPSDVDAWLHCREPELARSFLRHYPSDAMKAWAAPKAPVKKTPPAAQQNLELF, from the coding sequence ATGTGCGTCAACTACCGCCCTCCGCTGCCTGAACAACTCGACATGGTGCTCGGCACCCTGGTCGACCTGTATCGCGACTGGGACTGGCCCAGCGAGACGTGGAAGGATTACACCGCCCCGATCGTGCGCACGGGCGTGGACGGCGAACGCGTGCTGCAGCTGGCCAGCTACGGCATGGTGCCGCGCCGGCACATTCCGGCCGGCGTCAAACCGTTCGACACGATGAACGCGCGCGCCGAATCGCTGGGCGAGAAGCGCTCGTTCGCGCCGGCCTGGCGCCGCGCCCAGCTGTGCGCCGTGCCGATGACCTGTTTTTACGAGCCCTGCTACGAAAGCGGCCGCGCCGAGCGCTTCGGCATCGGCATGCAGGACGACAGCCTGTTCTTCGTGGCCGGCCTGTGGCGCGAGTGGTCCGAGGCCGACGGGACGATCGCGGCATCGTTCACGCAGATCACGATCAACGCCGACGACCACCCGCTGATGCGGCGCTTCCATAAGCCCGACGACGAAAAACGCGCGCTCGTCGTGCTGCCGCCAAGCGACGTCGACGCCTGGCTGCACTGCCGCGAACCGGAGCTGGCGCGCAGCTTCCTGCGGCATTATCCGTCCGATGCGATGAAGGCGTGGGCGGCGCCGAAAGCGCCCGTGAAGAAGACGCCGCCCGCCGCGCAGCAGAACCTCGAATTATTTTGA
- a CDS encoding FAD assembly factor SdhE — MKTHQSDPANRARLRWRARRGLLENDLILTRFLDAHEEELTDEEVDALTRLLDLADNPLMDLLLGRAEPEGEVDLPHVRALVARLRQA, encoded by the coding sequence GTGAAAACGCATCAATCCGACCCCGCCAACCGTGCCCGCCTTCGCTGGCGTGCCCGCCGCGGCCTGCTCGAAAACGACCTGATCCTCACGCGCTTCCTCGACGCGCATGAAGAAGAATTGACGGACGAGGAAGTCGATGCGCTGACCCGGTTGCTGGACCTGGCGGACAACCCGCTGATGGACCTGCTGCTGGGCCGCGCCGAGCCCGAAGGCGAGGTCGACCTGCCGCACGTGCGTGCCCTGGTGGCGCGCCTGCGGCAAGCCTGA
- a CDS encoding IucA/IucC family protein gives MNAIPKPLKPTDHTFDAVAADLAWSEARQRSLQRTVQALFREHLLNRDQLVTEGAVSWLPLWSQQGMLRFEGLALGRIGDCRLTGGVSYYATGERPQPVSHAAALLACVAPSLPGGGEDLQRLVHELDNSLANDVLCLSYRRTWARTLRAALGSADVHFIAALRRSKHANPALLLEQWGTLGHPWHPTFKTKLGLSPDDVLALSPEFQPTVHVPLAALRAGKARVTFAGGDGDYAAWFAGHFPEDARRWAAALARLGEHPAGWLPLPLHPFQAREVIPRKFAAEIAQGDLVLLDDVTLAATPTMSFRTVVPAGSPALPHLKLPVSLRLTSVQRTVSPKSTVMGPRITRLLAAILERENGFDGTLDIVREDVGLHYIDPQGDDDRARHLAILYRANPMAKGGAARFPVPVGALFADSPFSGRPLATELVALTHGDHAAGAVAYFERHARTVLTALLSAYLVYGIAFEAHQQNSFIMLDERYEPVRLLARDFGDLRIHGPTLRRAGLALDAYRAGVTVYDDDEPVRDKLLHAVLLCHLSELALLLAHSYRHPEHHFWDVLRHVLDDVFTGLRARVDERRWHAEREALLEHDWPAKSFLRMRLSDTSDDVHGTMPNPLA, from the coding sequence ATGAACGCGATACCGAAACCGCTCAAACCCACCGATCACACCTTCGATGCCGTCGCCGCGGACCTGGCCTGGTCCGAAGCGCGCCAGCGCAGCCTGCAGAGAACGGTGCAGGCGCTGTTCCGCGAACACCTCTTGAACCGGGACCAGCTGGTCACGGAAGGTGCCGTATCTTGGCTCCCGCTCTGGTCGCAGCAGGGCATGCTGCGCTTCGAAGGCCTCGCCCTGGGGCGCATCGGCGACTGCCGGCTGACGGGAGGCGTGTCGTATTACGCCACGGGAGAACGGCCGCAGCCGGTATCGCATGCGGCGGCCTTGCTGGCCTGCGTGGCGCCGTCGCTGCCGGGCGGCGGCGAGGACTTGCAGCGGCTCGTCCACGAGCTGGACAACAGCCTCGCCAACGACGTCCTGTGCCTCAGCTACCGCCGGACGTGGGCCAGGACCTTGCGCGCGGCGCTGGGGTCCGCGGACGTCCACTTCATCGCGGCGCTGCGCCGCTCGAAGCACGCCAACCCCGCCCTGCTGCTGGAACAATGGGGCACGCTGGGCCACCCCTGGCATCCCACGTTCAAGACCAAGCTCGGGCTGTCGCCGGACGACGTGCTGGCCCTGTCGCCGGAATTCCAGCCGACCGTGCACGTGCCGCTGGCCGCGCTCCGCGCCGGCAAGGCCCGGGTCACGTTCGCGGGCGGCGACGGCGACTACGCCGCCTGGTTCGCCGGCCACTTCCCGGAGGACGCGCGGCGTTGGGCAGCGGCTCTGGCACGGCTGGGCGAGCACCCCGCCGGCTGGCTGCCCCTGCCCCTGCATCCGTTCCAGGCTCGCGAAGTGATCCCGCGCAAGTTCGCGGCCGAGATCGCGCAAGGCGACCTGGTGCTGCTGGACGACGTGACGCTGGCCGCGACGCCGACCATGTCCTTCCGCACGGTCGTCCCGGCCGGCTCGCCCGCGCTGCCGCACCTGAAGCTGCCCGTGTCGCTGCGCCTGACCAGCGTCCAGCGCACGGTCTCGCCCAAGTCCACCGTGATGGGACCGCGCATCACGCGCCTGCTCGCCGCGATCCTCGAGCGCGAGAACGGGTTCGATGGCACGCTCGACATCGTGCGCGAAGACGTGGGCCTGCACTACATCGACCCGCAAGGCGACGACGACCGCGCGCGCCACCTCGCGATCCTGTACCGCGCCAATCCGATGGCCAAGGGCGGCGCCGCGCGCTTCCCGGTCCCCGTCGGCGCCCTGTTCGCCGACTCGCCGTTCAGCGGCCGGCCGCTCGCGACGGAGCTCGTCGCGCTGACCCACGGCGACCACGCCGCCGGCGCCGTCGCGTACTTCGAGCGCCATGCGCGAACCGTGCTGACGGCGCTGCTGTCCGCCTACCTGGTGTACGGTATCGCGTTCGAGGCGCACCAGCAGAACAGCTTCATCATGCTCGACGAGCGGTACGAACCCGTCCGGCTGCTCGCACGCGACTTCGGCGACCTGCGCATCCACGGCCCGACGCTGCGCCGTGCCGGCCTGGCGCTCGACGCCTATCGCGCCGGCGTCACCGTGTACGACGACGACGAGCCGGTGCGCGACAAGCTGCTGCACGCCGTGCTGCTGTGCCACCTGTCCGAACTGGCGCTGCTGCTGGCGCACAGCTACCGCCACCCGGAGCACCATTTCTGGGACGTCCTGCGGCACGTGCTGGACGACGTCTTCACGGGCCTGCGCGCGCGCGTCGACGAACGCCGCTGGCATGCGGAACGCGAGGCGCTGCTGGAACACGACTGGCCCGCCAAATCGTTCCTGCGCATGCGCCTGTCCGACACATCGGACGACGTGCACGGCACCATGCCCAATCCGCTCGCATGA